The following is a genomic window from Desulforhopalus sp..
CGATTTCTATCCCTTTGTCGAACTGCCAGCGGGCACCGAACCCCGGGATCTGCCGGATGGCAACCGGCTCTTCACCTTGCCCGACGGCATGATCCTGCGGACCACGGACGACCAGCGAATTTGCGTTATCGACGGCGGGGAACAGCAGGTCATCACCCCCGGACCCGGCACGGCCATAGAGGTGGCCCCGGGACGCCTTTACACCCTGGTCGAGTCCTATCTGAGCGCGACCCAGGAGGCAGCCGGTATCAGCGGACTGCCCGCCGGGATCGAGCCGACCGCCATGGGCGCGGAACGCTTCGCGGTGGATCTACCCGAGGGCATCCGTCTCGACGTCGATCACCGGGAGCGGTTCATCACCCTCATCAATCCAGCCGGACCTATCGACATCATCGGCATCGGCCGCATCGAGGGCATCGGCGAAACCATCGCTGTCCGTCTGCTCTCCGGCGGAGCCAAAGGATTCCAGTGCGGCCAGTCCGACCACGGCGGGCTGATCGAGGCGGACGGAACCATCCATCTGGGACTCAAGAGCGGTCTAGATCTGGTGGTCCGGTTCCAGGGAAAAGCCATCGACGACGGCGCACCGGAAAATGGCTGCTCGGGACAGTGCGGCCTCGACTGCGAGGAGCGTACCTGATGAGCTACGACTTTCTCGGCAAGGGGCTGCGTTACCCGTTCCGGTTTCAGTCGGTATCCGGCGGCACCCAGGTCTCGACCGCCACCTCGCGGGAGCACGAGCATATCCGCGAAAGCATCCTGCAGATCCTCGGCACCCGGATCGGCGAACGGTTCATGAATCCGGAGTTCGGCTCCCGGCTGAAGGATCTGGTGTTCGAACAGAACGACGAGGTGCTCAAGGGCCTGCTGCGCCATTACGTGATCGACGCCATCAAGCGCTGGGAAAAGCGGGTGATCATCACGGAGGTACACTTCGACGACCGGCCGCTGAACATCGACGGCAACCTGCTGCTGGTGCATATCGCCTACCGGGTGATCCAGAGCCAGGTGGACGGCAACCTGGTCTATCCCTTCTACAGAGAAGACCCGAACAATCCCGCGCCCAGCTATCCCCAGCCGGAGCCCGAGCCAGAACCGCCGCCGGTGCGCAGCGTGCGCCTGTCGCCGGACGTGCGCACGCTGTTCAATCTGCTCTGGTTCGACGCGGCCGAGATGAGCCCCGATCCGGACGACTCCTTGATCTGGCCAGCCGGGGAATACGAAGTCGCCTACATCGAGGGAGCCTTTCAGGACCGCAACGGCAAGTGGATCGTCAGCGATCCGGGTGACAACCACGGCCATTACCTGACGTTCGAGGGAGCGCCAGAAACAGAAGCGCCCCAGGCCGAGCACGCCCTCTATCTGGCCGCGAGCGGTCTAGGCTTCGACACCCAGAGCCAGGCGGAAGACAACGCCGCTGGCACCGTTCACCGGATCACCACGTTGGAGCCGGGCCGCATCGGTCTGTTCTATTTCGAGGGCAAGAAGGAATCCCACTACCTCAACAACACATCCGGGCAGCCCAATCCCGTCTGGCAACTGCGCGGCCCGCTCTGAGGCATCCCGCCTCCGACACATCCAGGCCCCTTCCGGTAAGTAACCGGCGTGGCGAGAGCATCAGGCGCTCTCGCATAACCGCCGAAAACCGGAGAGACCATGGGCCGCGCAAGCATCGGATACATCAACAAGGATTACGAATCGATCCGTCAGGAGCTGCTGGCGAAGATCCCGCAGCTCACCGACCGCTGGACCGATTTCAACCACTCCGATCTCGGCGTCGTCCTGCTCGATCTGTTCTGCGGCGTGGGCGACATGCTGGCCTACTACCTGGACGGCCAGGCGGCCGAGGCCTTTCTGCCCACGGCCCGCCAGCGCCAGAACGTCATCAACCTCTGCAAGCTCATCGGCTACCGGCTGGATTCGCCGGTGGCCTCCACCACCACGCTGCGTTTCCGGCTCTCCGCCCCGCTCGGCAAGGATCTGACCATTCCGGCGGGAACGGCCTGCCGCGCCTTGCTGAGTGACGGCGAGGCGGATTTCGAGACGGTCGAGGACGGCCTGCTCCCGCGAGGCCTACTCTCGGTGGACATCCCGGCCCGGCAAGGCGTGCGCCGCACCGAGACCTTCACTTCGACGGGGCTGCCATTCCAGCGCATCCGCCTGACCGGCGACGTCATCGCCCAGGGCACCATCACCGTTACGGTGGGGGACGACGCCTGGAGCGAGGTCGATCACTTCCAGGACAGCCTGGCCGACAGCCGCCATTTCATGGCCGACCTGGACGCCCTCGACATCTCCACCCTGATTTTCGGCGACGGACAAAGCGGCGCTGTACCCGCTCAGGGAAGCGCCATCGCCGTCAGCTATCTGCAGACCATCGGGGACCAGGGCAATCTCGGTCCGAACCGGATCACCCAACTGCTGAGCCCGGTCTACCTGAACGGCGGCCAGGTCTCCCTGACCGCCACCAACCCGGTACCCGCCACCGGCGGCGCTTCGCGGGAAGCCCTCGAACACGCCCGCCGACAGGCACCGGCGGAGCTGCGCAGTCTCTGGAAGGCCGTCACCCTGGAGGATTACCAGGCGCTCGCCGAAGGTTACCCAGGCGTCGCCAAGGCCAAGGTGCTCGACACCAATGCCTGTCAGAACATCCGCTATTACAACGTTCAACTGGCCATCGCCCCCAACGGCGGCGGAATGCCCTCGGCGCTGCTCAAGCGGGACCTCGCCGAGTTTCTCGAACGCCGCAAGGTCATCACGGTCGAGATCAACCTGTTCGACCCGATCTATCGGCCCGTTTCCATCGACGCCGAGGTCTACATCTGGCCCGGTGAACCGCTGGAAAACGTGCGCAGCCGCATCGAAACCGCGCTCACCGATTTCTTTTCCTTTGACCTAGTCTCCTTCGGTCAGACCATTCACTTCTCCGACCTGGTGGCGCTGATCGATGGCGTGCGTGGCGTCAGCCACATGCATCTCTACGCGCCCCAGCAGGACATCGAGCTGCGCCACGGCGAAATCCCGGTTCTCGGCAGTGTCAACCTCGATCTGCGGAGGGCCGGTTGATGTCGGATTGGTTCAAGGACAATCTGCTCGGCCTGCTGCCGCCGCTTTACGAGCACAACGACGAGGCCGGTGACCTGCGCACCTTTCTGAGCCTTCCCGCCGGAACGCTCGACGAGCTCAAGCAGGCCATCGACGACTTCCCGACCATCTTCGACATCGATCATTGCGACGAACGCTTCTTGCCGCTGCTGGCGAGACTGGTCGGCCTCGAAGTGGACGGCACCTGTTCGCCAGACTGCCAGCGCCGCCGCGTGCGGGAGGCGGTCGAAATCTATCGCCGCAAGGGCACTATCCCGGCCATCGAACGCGACTTTGACGCGCTCGGTTGGCAGGGGGAACTGCAGGAGACCTTCCGCTCGGCTCTGCGTCTCAATGCCCGCTCAAAACTCAGCAGCGCCAAGCTGCCCGGGCTGGTGTTCAGCCTCGGCGTGTTTCGCGTGCTGTGCCTCAACCAGACCGAGGGGCTGCGCGACGCCCTGGTGTTTCACCACCCGGCGGGCACGCGCTGTTTCTGGCTCCAGTTCCTCCTGGAATGGATCGATGGCGGCGCGATGCTCGACTTCGGGCACGCCAACGCCGTGCGCCGGATCGTGCTGGCGTTTCTCGACGAAACCTTCGTCCTCGGACGTTCCTCGCTCGGTTCCTGTCGTCACCTGACCAACAAGCAGAGGGCCTGGGAGCTGCTGCAGCTCACCAGCACCACGGAGATGATTCCGGAGATCGACCGGGCCGCCGTGAAGGTCTCCCGTTTTCACGGCCGCCAGAACCGGATGCGCCTGAACCACAAGGCCCTCAACGACTGGCGGCTCCCGTACACCCGCATCGGCGATGACCGGGTTTCCTTCTGCACGCCCATCTACACCGGCCGCGACTTCGAAGGGGATGTGCTGGAAAGCGGCTTGGGGCTGGGCGAGAGCCATCTCAACCGCAAGCCGCTGACCCATGGCGAGACCGCGCTGCGCTACTGCTTCCGGCAGAAGGATTTCTTTTTCGACACGCAGGCGGAACCGGTCGAGCGGGCGGAGGCCAAGTACGACCTGCGCCTGCCCTTGGAATCTCGACACCGTCTCTGCTTCCAGCTCG
Proteins encoded in this region:
- a CDS encoding GPW/gp25 family protein, giving the protein MSYDFLGKGLRYPFRFQSVSGGTQVSTATSREHEHIRESILQILGTRIGERFMNPEFGSRLKDLVFEQNDEVLKGLLRHYVIDAIKRWEKRVIITEVHFDDRPLNIDGNLLLVHIAYRVIQSQVDGNLVYPFYREDPNNPAPSYPQPEPEPEPPPVRSVRLSPDVRTLFNLLWFDAAEMSPDPDDSLIWPAGEYEVAYIEGAFQDRNGKWIVSDPGDNHGHYLTFEGAPETEAPQAEHALYLAASGLGFDTQSQAEDNAAGTVHRITTLEPGRIGLFYFEGKKESHYLNNTSGQPNPVWQLRGPL
- a CDS encoding baseplate J/gp47 family protein; this encodes MGRASIGYINKDYESIRQELLAKIPQLTDRWTDFNHSDLGVVLLDLFCGVGDMLAYYLDGQAAEAFLPTARQRQNVINLCKLIGYRLDSPVASTTTLRFRLSAPLGKDLTIPAGTACRALLSDGEADFETVEDGLLPRGLLSVDIPARQGVRRTETFTSTGLPFQRIRLTGDVIAQGTITVTVGDDAWSEVDHFQDSLADSRHFMADLDALDISTLIFGDGQSGAVPAQGSAIAVSYLQTIGDQGNLGPNRITQLLSPVYLNGGQVSLTATNPVPATGGASREALEHARRQAPAELRSLWKAVTLEDYQALAEGYPGVAKAKVLDTNACQNIRYYNVQLAIAPNGGGMPSALLKRDLAEFLERRKVITVEINLFDPIYRPVSIDAEVYIWPGEPLENVRSRIETALTDFFSFDLVSFGQTIHFSDLVALIDGVRGVSHMHLYAPQQDIELRHGEIPVLGSVNLDLRRAG
- a CDS encoding phage tail protein — protein: MSDWFKDNLLGLLPPLYEHNDEAGDLRTFLSLPAGTLDELKQAIDDFPTIFDIDHCDERFLPLLARLVGLEVDGTCSPDCQRRRVREAVEIYRRKGTIPAIERDFDALGWQGELQETFRSALRLNARSKLSSAKLPGLVFSLGVFRVLCLNQTEGLRDALVFHHPAGTRCFWLQFLLEWIDGGAMLDFGHANAVRRIVLAFLDETFVLGRSSLGSCRHLTNKQRAWELLQLTSTTEMIPEIDRAAVKVSRFHGRQNRMRLNHKALNDWRLPYTRIGDDRVSFCTPIYTGRDFEGDVLESGLGLGESHLNRKPLTHGETALRYCFRQKDFFFDTQAEPVERAEAKYDLRLPLESRHRLCFQLGRARLNAGLDLTANQGGISNLLLASTAGCDADVTLAVDRIDRWRRRGPVFRLNANTLNTRYLSNANLTGERASLEVYVDTGSLQRHRVETMKLGASPLNTTGLRLSVDRTRPMRVSRMRLNQAGFRWSRPSYRWLFRQQDLHAPTQAGFETATNNYRATQWPT